In one Chionomys nivalis chromosome 13, mChiNiv1.1, whole genome shotgun sequence genomic region, the following are encoded:
- the LOC130885890 gene encoding 60S ribosomal protein L22-like 1 codes for MAPQKDKKPKKSTWRFHLDLTHPVEDGIFDSGNFEQFLREKVKVNGKTGNLGNVVHIERLKNKITVVSEKQFSKRYLKYLTKKYLKKNNLRNWLRVVASDKETYELRYFQISQDEDGSESED; via the coding sequence ATGGCGCCGCAGAAAGACAAGAAGCCTAAGAAGTCGACCTGGAGGTTCCATTTGGACCTCACTCATCCGGTGGAAGATGGAATTTTTGATTCTGGAAACTTCGAACAGTTTCTCCGGGAGAAGGTTAAAGTCAATGGGAAAACTGGAAATCTTGGAAATGTTGTTCACATTGAACGCTTGAAGAATAAAATCACAGTTGTTTCTGAGAAACAGTTCTCTAAAAGGTATTTGAAGTATCTTACCAAGAAATACCTTAAGAAGAATAATCTCCGTAACTGGCTTCGTGTGGTTGCATCTGACAAGGAGACCTATGAACTTCGCTATTTCCAGATTAGTCAGGATGAAGATGGCTCAGAGTCTGAAGATTAG